GGTGCAACCGCGGCAtatgggcgtggctggaggcgggacatgggtggGTCCTGGAAGGGGGCCCTTGATCTATTTTGCCgaggggccctgagggttctcagtccgcccctgcgcaCAGGCACGTCTTCTGAACGTTGCCAGCCCCGCCCCCAAGAGCGCTGCGCAGCCACGCAGGGGAGAAGAAGAAGGAGCCATGGCCCCCACCTCAGTCCGTGTCTGGCTGCCACCCACAGACAGACAGTGGTGCCCGACCAGTGAATATAAGCCCAAGGtgtgtgtgtctcactgctgccgCCCTGCCCAGTGCCCACTCCAGTATACCCTGTACGGTCATGTCACTCACTGTGcatgttaaccctgtactgttagtcacagtacagggttaatatgcacagtgatgtcacatacagtacagccagcccagggttaatatgcactgtgaatagaagccctgtactgtgctgacaacaagccccctccatgtatctctttGGGAGAGtctctcccatagagatgaatggatccGGCatcttatctcctatcctgtggatagagaatATCTGGTCTTCGTGGGGGCCTCATGTTCAAGTTTCGCCTAcggcctcacaaagtctagagccgcctctgcCCCCCTTCATTAAAGGTTATATCCAGCTTTgtagctgttttttttattattctaataaataaaaaataaaaaatgaaggaaTTTTATATTAGGTCTTAATTAAACATTTCCCATAGTTTTGGCTGTTTAGCTTCAATGcagcctatgtgtctccatggtcacATTTCTATTgtattatcttaaaggggttttcctggtagtacaatattgatgacctaaactCAGGATAGCCTAtccgggataggtcatcagtatcagatcagtggggtctgatggGCAcaggtgtggactgggaacttaaagtggccctggaaaaaatactaaaagtggccacattttgtagttgggtccaaattgatggaagataGGGCCAgctataccatattgtggcacattataccaccccaacagagccaaataccacagtccatcacagaatacatccccaaaaacctcCACTGCCTGtctgtgaggagggcccaggcggccccctgggcatcggcctactgggaaatttccctgtagagtctatggccaatgcaccccctccccccgccaatcagcttaaAGAGGTTCTTCgggaagtgagaaaatgaaaatacttaaatattactttattataaatatattctcaaatatttttcattatttataatggcttgttttgtctggggagcaatcatcaggggaaacaaaatggccgctgtcctattagtacacacaaaacctgtcctgatcacacatgaggacaagtcactttacaacactgaggtaaagagctgcctcctcatccccctctcctacttgtcaaggATTATGATCCTTAATActgatgataagaactttagctgaatctctgtagcaaTGGaggtcatgaggagacatgaagtacagagaggacggacaggacagactgtggtaatggagactccatacaagagctgcttctcattagccacacctcaccctcctctcatgtctcctcatcatctccattcccacagagattcacctgtattcaggatcatgattcctgccaagcagagcagagaggaggatgaggcagctctatggctcattgtggtaaagtaacgtcctcctgtgtgattaggacaggttttgtgtgtactgataggacggcggccattttatttctcctaatgattgctccccagacaaaacaaaccattttaagtaatgaaaggtacagtgatccctcaagatacaatggccttaggatacaatattttcaacatacagtggtcttttctgatccattgtaagttgaaaccagactcaacatacaatgtctcagactcaggtccaaccaatcaaggccacttctctggtaaaataactGAATAAGTTGCTGGTGTGCAGCTAttcctgttatatgtaaggacatgtcttatctgtcttagttatctgcttatttttcttaactcttaaatcttcattttctcttatcttggatgaaattttgggctttggaaccaattactcttTCAACATACAagggtcgtcctggaaccaattaatattgtaacttgagggaccactgtatttgtgaatatatttattataaaataatatttaagtatttacattttttttaattcctggagaacccctttaaggactagtGCTGtgacctccttaaaggggttctgcactttcatttaactgatgatctatcctctggatagatcatcagcttctgatcggcgggggtccgacacccgggacccccgccgatcagctgtttgagaaggcagcggtgctccagcagcgctgcggccttctcactgtttaccgccgggccgcccgcccactgacgtcacgacttgtatcaactagagtgggcgcggctaagctctgttcacttgaatggagcttagccgcgcccactctagttgatacaagtcgtgacgtcagtgggcgggcggcccggcggtaaacagtgagaaggccgcggcgctgctggagcaccgctgccttctcaaacagctgatcggcgggggtcccgggtgtcggacccccgccgatcagaagctgatgatctatccagaggatagatcatgagttaaatgaaagtgaagaacccctttaaagcacaccaagcacagcgccgtaaattgtatagtggctgttattggtattgcagcccaggagcATTCAGTTTATTGAGAATGAGTTGGATTtagaccatgtgactgatgaacgtgatgtcaccggCCTAGAAAGAGATCGGAGCACCATGGCCccttcgaacagctgatcagcggtggtgtcgggagttggacctccaccgatcagatattgatgacctatcctgagtctaggtcatcaatattgtattcccagaaaaccctttaagtGCTAACCACTAAACTACCCCAGATCTACAAAGATATTAGATACTAACTCATAACCATCTGAAACCCCCATGGATAATAGATATCACTATTAACCCCTTCTTCACCCTGGACCGCCAGATTTATAACTACTAAGCCATTCTAGACCCCCCGGGATATTACAGGGGTACAGTATAATCATTATCTAAACCACCTGTGTAAAATATGTGTTGTAGTACATGTAATAATTAAGGATGTGAATATAATCAGGGGAAGAAGAGACAAGAGGAGGATTGTACCATCTCCGTCTCCTTTAAACATCCTGACTTTGCCCCTATGTTATTTTACATAAACTGCAAATATATCACCATCCAAAGCCAAAATTATGGTAAAATAAGCGTTAATGCGCCTCCCAGTTGGCATGACTGACACGGCATTAGGACTGGAGCAGAGGAGGGGGGTAGATAATAGAAGGAGGTGTCATTACCAATAGGGTAGGGCGGCTTGCTATAGGATGAGGCAGTATATGGATGGACCTCACTGCCAAGCGGGTATGGCACTTTCCCACACTCACCAAAGCTCCTTTCAAGAGGCCATATCTGTTCTGTGGTAAGGAACACTCAAGGCGCTGAGGCTCTGTGAACAAGGAGACCGCATCCTGGGTCTAAGAAATGAGCAGAAGGACAAGGTCATAGATAAAAGCCATATAATAACGTACACATATTAATACAATGGAGTCATCGGGATCTTTGACTGCATGAGAAAGTCAAGGCTACGTATTGCAAGTCAAATATTTTGCAGTGCTAGATAATCCtgagcccagaactggactggCTATGGGGTCTACGCCTACGCCATTTATCTTTGTTTTGTAGTTTACAGCTGTGATTATCCTGCAGAAAGTTACAAGTATGGCCCCCTACACTATAGATGGTCAGAGACTGAACTATTTAACAATCTGGTCCATTCTGCTGATATCATTGATGGTACATAGAGTGCCGTCAAATAATTTAGCCCCATCTAAAGAGGGATTCATATGGCGGGGGATTTGGGTGAAGCTTATGATGAATATTTATAAAATTTGCCTGACAAATACTACTTAGGCTATATTCATACAACTATCAGTTTTTCAATGCCATCCCTGATGCCTTTCTGAAAAACGGGCATTAACTCCTTAataaccagcctgttttgggccttaatgaccaaattatttttttcatcgtCGTAGtccaagagctataatttttttatttttccatcgaaGGAGCgctatgagagcttgtttttgctTGTTCTAGGTTTTAAGGGTGCCACACAGTCACCAGCAGCCTTGATTAGGCCCTAGGCTGCCATGCCAAGACCTCAGCACCCGGCAATGTCATTTGCAGGGCGCCACTGGGAGAcaaagggagtccgctccctctgtatgTCACTTAGGTGCCTCGGCATCTTAGGGGTTAAATGACCCTGATCGGCGCATCTGCCGGTCTGAGCTGTTAGAGCAAGAGTGCAGCTCTAATGTAATAGGGAGACCCGTGCAGCACTTAGAATGAACTGCCgtaaaaagatggcagcccagcctaaggccccttagtgactcacCGTAAAAACAAAGGTGCATtgatggtcactaaggggttaaaatggtctcCTTCAATTGTACGGACTCTGTTGAGCGATAAAAAATGGACACAATAGGACATCTCTCTATTTTTTGACAGCCAGTGTTCATGGAACCCACCATGATGTCAAAAATCTATTTCTACCCAAATATTCCTAATTCTACAGGGGACAACCTCACCAGGTTATACAGAGGGAGACCATATGGCTGCTAGAGGGGACCCGGCTCTGGTTGGCCTCATCCCTTGCTACTGAGTGAAGGATTCCACAGGAATGGCAATATTAGCATGTTGGAGGACATGGAGGTAGCATAATGCGAGTCCTGGTCTATGTGCACcattgtatgtacagtatatggagaGGTGGACTCTGGTGTCTCATGTGCCTCACCAGGCTGAGCCATTTGTCATTACCTCTGGATAGGATTCCTGGAGAGTTCCAATGTCACGTTTTCCTCCTGGCCGTAGCCCATAGGACCAATGCTGAGAATGACTCGTATGATCAGACAATAGGAGAAGAAGTACAAGGAGGAAACATGGTGTCCCACGGTGGCTCATCCTGAAATAACAAACCAGTGTGTGTgaatgcagacttcacttctatCCAGACTATGACTCGTTTGATGTCCGCAGTGCATTCAGGGTCTGTGCTCCAACTGAAGACCcacagtggttaaagggaaccaggTTTAGAAGGCGGTCTATGTTTAGTTCAGTTGTACTCCTGGGGGTCTAGGATTATAAGGTGGTCTAAGCTTGGTTCACTTCTACTCCTGGAGGGTCTAGGATTATAAGGTGGTCTAAGCTTGGTTCACTTCTACTCCTGGAGGGTCTAGGATTATAAGGTGGTCTAAGCTTGGTTCACTTCTACTCCTGGAGGGTCTAGGATTATAAGGTGGTCTAAGCTTGGTTCACTTGTACTCCTGGGGGTCTACGGTTATAAGGTGGTCTAAGCTTGTTTCACTTGTactcctggggggtctagggtttTAAGGTGGTCTAAGCTTGGTTCACTTGTACTCCTGGAGGGTCTAGGATTATAAGGTGGTCTAAGCTTGGTTCACTTCTACTCCTGTGGGTCTACGGTTATAAGGTGGTCTAAGCTTGTTTCACTTGTactcctggggggtctagggtgatGAGGTGGTCTAAGCTTGGTTCACTTGTACTCCTGGGGGTCTAGGGTTATAAGGTGGTCTAAGCTTGATTCACTTGTACTCCTGGGGGTCTAGGATTATAAGGTGGTCTAAGCTTGATTCACTTGTactcctggggggtctagggttaaGGTAGTCTAAGCTTGGTTCACTTCTACTCCTGGGGGTCTAGGATTATAAGGTGGTCTAAGCTTGGTTCACTTGTACTCCTGGGGGACTAGGGTTATAAGGTGGTCTAAGCTTGGTTCACTTCTACTCCTGGGGGTCTAGGGTTATGAGGTGGTCTAAGTTTGGTTCACTTGTACCCCTGAGGTTCTAGGGTTATGAGGTGGTCTTTGTTTCGTTCACTTGTACCCCTGGGGGCATAGGGTTATAAGGTGGTCTGTTTGGTTCACTTATAACCCTGGGGATTGACAAGGTGGCCCTGAACCAAGAAAGGAGTGGTCCCATAAAAAGGGCCAGCTGAGTGCCATGGGAGTGAGTGTGGCACAAGCTGCCCCTCTGCTGCAGGTGAACTAGGAGGGAGTCTGCTCCAGTCATTGGCATAGAAGAAAAGGGGGTCTCCCTCCTGCTAATGTAATCCCCTCAGAGTTGCAGTCGCAGGAGAACCATGTGTTTCCCTCTCACGTGTGCATTGGATAAAATAGTGCCAGAAGCAGCATTCATCCATGGAGGGGTGTAACGCCCAAACAGTTATTGGGGACTGGGGCCAGGCCTGAACTAGGTCTCTAGCTAGGAACATAGAGCAATATTCACCAGCACACCAGACCTGAAGATGGCTGCAGAGAGTGAGGTGAAGTGGGAGTCTAACAGGAGAGGCCGCAGACTGAGGCAGAGGTCCACAGtgggtgggaggagagggagtctAGCTGAAGAAACCCTGATTACATGTTACGTTTTTAggggatactatatctccttatgatGGAGAGCACCTTTAATGAGTGTGAGGAGacgtataggccatacatgctcctctggggaTGCAAacaagctcttaacaagctctgcctctaatgccaccagatgtaaagcAGCTATCctctaagtcaatgttcgaccctttaaacaggccttcagacatgacttggatattaaataagccagcacctcatctgcagacagctgtttcgggtgattgcccctcatcagtgcagagcagagagagtactggcttaacttcctcttcccagaattccagaggagacttttttcttccgtgtggaaACTGAACTGCTGTGCCGATTTAGAaacccacagcatgtcaattgatGCATTTTTTGTGTGCGGATTTCATCCTTTTCAATAGAATCTGCGGAAAATCTCTACAAGATCCACACCAAAaacggcaaaaaaaaatttgggccaaAACCATGATAAATACTGTGTGTGCACTTTTTTCTGCGGTTTTGGTGAAGATTCACCGGGTGCAGGCAACCATATTTGCCGTCTGCATCCGATCCAAATTTTTggtggattggatgcagaccttttcatttcaatggggccgcaaaaaatgtggggacagaaccgtgtgctgtccacatccgcgtgtccgttccgcagccctgcagaaaaaaataaaacatgtcctataaagTGTCGAGTTTGCAGGAAATGTTTTGCGCGGCTCCTCTGTACCATCCAGAAAGCCTGTTACTGCGCCTCCCTGGAGtctggactgatacattgtagcaaaccagCAGAGAGATTTGCgagagctcacagagcattgtctagattgGAAACAATTGCATCCACTTCTATATCCAGGTTTACTGACACTGAgcgttctcattcactgacagcaacctTTAGGACGGTGAGGGATTGATACACAAAAATATATTATCAAGATGCAGAACTTTGCATTAATACACTCATTAAGTTTAATTAAAGCCATTGTCTGTCTAGTAAaaaatgtacaggtccttctcaaaaaattagtatattgtgataaagttcattattttctgtaatgtactgataaacattagactttcatatattttagattcattacacacaactgaagtagttcaagccttttattgttttaatattgatgattttggcatacagctcatgaaaacccaaaattcctatctcaaaaaattagcatatcatgaaaaggttctctaaacgagctattaacctaatcatctgaatcaactaattaactctaaacacctgcaaaagattcctgaggcttttaaaaactcccagcctggttcattactcaaaaccgcaatcatgggtaagactgccgacctgactgctgtccagaaggccatcattgacaccctcaagcaagagggtaagacacagaaagaaatttctgaaggaataggctgttcccagagtgctgtatcaaggcacctcagtgggaagtctgtgggaaggaaaaagtgtggcagaaaacgctgcacaacgagaagaggtgaccggaccctgaggaagattgtggagaaggaccgattccagaccttgggggacctgcggaaggagtggactgagtctggagtagaaacatccagagccaccgtgtacaggcgtgtgcaggaaatgggctacaggtgccgcattccccaggtcaagccacttttgaaccagaaacagcggcagaagcgcctgacctgggctacagagaagcagcactggactgttgcatgtcattcggaaatcaaggtgccagagtcgggaggaagactggggagagggaaatgccaaaatgcctgaagtccagtgtcaagtacccacagtcagtgatggtctggggtgccatgtcagctgctggtgttggtccactgtgttttatcaagggcagggtcaatgcag
The Bufo gargarizans isolate SCDJY-AF-19 chromosome 2, ASM1485885v1, whole genome shotgun sequence genome window above contains:
- the GNRH1 gene encoding progonadoliberin-1 gives rise to the protein MSHRGTPCFLLVLLLLLSDHTSHSQHWSYGLRPGGKRDIGTLQESYPETQDAVSLFTEPQRLECSLPQNRYGLLKGALMNWLEGEESRKKM